From Nicotiana tabacum cultivar K326 chromosome 22, ASM71507v2, whole genome shotgun sequence, one genomic window encodes:
- the LOC107827999 gene encoding GATA transcription factor 11 isoform X1, with the protein MLKGLRGFCSMNINMVEQNCWDGIPMGPIVDEDFESLLNSLDFPLESLEDWDPSLYQLLGPIPPDALMALPPVSRGDNANGCLNAANEFPEAQGTVLFQTQSPISVLEHNSSCSGGKSTSFKFGTKGRRSKRARASTLNPWILMACTAFAAKKTSDAKKGKEKKRRKLSQQSSVMESILFKKCTHCEVTKTPQWREGPLGPKTLCNACGVRYRSGRLLPEYRPAASPTFVPSLHSNSHMKVIEMRRNAVEESQGDLLETKRSFT; encoded by the exons ATGCTCAAGGGTTTAAGGGGTTTTTGTTCCATG AATATTAATATGGTTGAACAAAATTGTTGGGATGGCATTCCCATGGGGCCTATTGTTGATGAAGACTTTGAAAGCTTACTCAATAGTTTGGACTTCCCCTTGGAAAGTTTGGAAGattgggatcctagcctctaccAATTACTCGGGCCAATCCCTCCGGATGCACTTATGGCGTTACCTCCAGTGTCCCGTGGCGATAATGCCAATGGCTGTTTGAATGCAGCT AATGAATTTCCTGAGGCCCAAGGGACTGTTCTATTCCAGACACAAAGCCCAATTTCTGTTCTTGAACACAACAGCTCCTGCTCTGGTGGAAAGAGTACATCCTTCAAATTTGGCACTAAAGGCCGTCGCTCTAAGCGTGCACGAGCATCAACTTTGAATCCATGGATTTTGATGGCTTGTACAGCTTTTGCAGCCAAGAAGACTTCTGATGccaaaaagggaaaggaaaagaagaggagAAAATTGTCACAGCAATCTAGTGTCATGGAgtctattttatttaaaaagtgCACACATTGTGAAGTAACAAAGACACCACAATGGAGGGAGGGACCATTGGGTCCAAAGACACTATGCAATGCCTGTGGAGTTCGATATCGTTCTGGCCGACTACTCCCAGAGTATCGGCCTGCTGCTAGTCCCACATTTGTTCCATCTTTGCATTCAAACTCTCACATGAAAGTCATAGAAATGAGAAGAAATGCAGTTGAGGAGTCTCAAGGTGATCTACTGGAAACGAAGAGAAGTTTTACCTAA
- the LOC107827999 gene encoding GATA transcription factor 11 isoform X2 — protein sequence MVEQNCWDGIPMGPIVDEDFESLLNSLDFPLESLEDWDPSLYQLLGPIPPDALMALPPVSRGDNANGCLNAANEFPEAQGTVLFQTQSPISVLEHNSSCSGGKSTSFKFGTKGRRSKRARASTLNPWILMACTAFAAKKTSDAKKGKEKKRRKLSQQSSVMESILFKKCTHCEVTKTPQWREGPLGPKTLCNACGVRYRSGRLLPEYRPAASPTFVPSLHSNSHMKVIEMRRNAVEESQGDLLETKRSFT from the exons ATGGTTGAACAAAATTGTTGGGATGGCATTCCCATGGGGCCTATTGTTGATGAAGACTTTGAAAGCTTACTCAATAGTTTGGACTTCCCCTTGGAAAGTTTGGAAGattgggatcctagcctctaccAATTACTCGGGCCAATCCCTCCGGATGCACTTATGGCGTTACCTCCAGTGTCCCGTGGCGATAATGCCAATGGCTGTTTGAATGCAGCT AATGAATTTCCTGAGGCCCAAGGGACTGTTCTATTCCAGACACAAAGCCCAATTTCTGTTCTTGAACACAACAGCTCCTGCTCTGGTGGAAAGAGTACATCCTTCAAATTTGGCACTAAAGGCCGTCGCTCTAAGCGTGCACGAGCATCAACTTTGAATCCATGGATTTTGATGGCTTGTACAGCTTTTGCAGCCAAGAAGACTTCTGATGccaaaaagggaaaggaaaagaagaggagAAAATTGTCACAGCAATCTAGTGTCATGGAgtctattttatttaaaaagtgCACACATTGTGAAGTAACAAAGACACCACAATGGAGGGAGGGACCATTGGGTCCAAAGACACTATGCAATGCCTGTGGAGTTCGATATCGTTCTGGCCGACTACTCCCAGAGTATCGGCCTGCTGCTAGTCCCACATTTGTTCCATCTTTGCATTCAAACTCTCACATGAAAGTCATAGAAATGAGAAGAAATGCAGTTGAGGAGTCTCAAGGTGATCTACTGGAAACGAAGAGAAGTTTTACCTAA